The following proteins come from a genomic window of Actinomarinicola tropica:
- a CDS encoding MFS transporter → MPRVVLRHRVDDAGLARLAAPRRGLVAEEPDGDGAWIAAEGPVRTYRRTLDVSPADDGTHDVVEELDLTLAIPFFAPLFVHPVRAALATESRRLAAGEPLPDAQPWWAPPDRVDRRAATVLALLSVLSLVGGYLGTLITQTITFAVDRFDGDRADQSFVLAAVRVGVLLALVIAAASDRRGRRTLLLGTATAAIALAATGALAPNLLWLGTSQTIARGLSTALALLVGIVAAEELPAGSRAYGVSVMALAAGLGAGMCVWVLPLADLGPDAWRLLYLIPLLALPLLVRVARLLPETRRFAVHRGEAPAAVDRGRLGLLAVSGFLASMFLAPASQFQNEFLRTERGFSAARISAFTLLTTTPAGIGVAVGGRLADVRGRRGIAAIGLVGGAGFTLVSFLVPGWPMWAASAVGAVIAAATVPALGVYGPELFPTSGRGRANGIITLVGVAGSSAGLLVVGQLSDPLGGIGGALAVLLAGPLALAVLVLARYPETAHKELEELNPADAPAGRSTPPPPD, encoded by the coding sequence GTGCCACGCGTCGTCCTCCGCCACCGCGTCGACGACGCCGGCCTCGCCAGGCTCGCGGCGCCACGCCGCGGGCTCGTGGCGGAGGAGCCCGACGGCGACGGTGCGTGGATCGCGGCCGAGGGCCCGGTGCGTACCTACCGCCGGACGCTCGACGTGTCGCCCGCCGACGACGGCACCCACGACGTCGTCGAGGAGCTCGACCTCACGCTCGCCATCCCCTTCTTCGCACCCCTGTTCGTCCACCCGGTGCGCGCCGCGCTGGCGACCGAGTCCCGGCGCCTGGCAGCGGGCGAGCCGCTGCCCGACGCCCAGCCCTGGTGGGCGCCGCCGGACCGGGTGGACCGGCGGGCTGCGACGGTGCTCGCCCTGCTCTCGGTGCTCTCCCTCGTCGGGGGCTACCTCGGGACGCTCATCACCCAGACGATCACCTTCGCGGTCGACCGGTTCGACGGGGACCGCGCCGACCAGTCCTTCGTGCTCGCCGCGGTGCGCGTCGGCGTGCTGCTCGCCCTCGTCATCGCGGCGGCGTCCGACCGGCGCGGCCGCCGCACGCTCCTGCTCGGCACCGCCACCGCGGCCATCGCCCTCGCCGCCACCGGTGCGCTGGCCCCGAACCTCCTGTGGCTCGGCACCAGCCAGACGATCGCGCGAGGGCTCTCGACCGCGCTGGCCCTGCTCGTCGGCATCGTCGCCGCCGAGGAGCTGCCGGCGGGGTCGCGGGCCTACGGCGTCAGCGTGATGGCGCTGGCCGCCGGCCTGGGTGCCGGCATGTGCGTGTGGGTCCTGCCCCTCGCCGACCTGGGCCCCGACGCGTGGCGGCTCCTCTACCTCATCCCGCTCCTCGCGCTGCCGCTCCTCGTGCGGGTCGCCCGACTGCTGCCCGAGACGCGCCGCTTCGCCGTCCACCGCGGGGAGGCGCCCGCGGCGGTCGACCGCGGCCGACTGGGGCTGCTCGCGGTCTCCGGGTTCCTGGCGTCGATGTTCCTGGCCCCCGCGTCGCAGTTCCAGAACGAGTTCCTGCGCACCGAGCGGGGGTTCAGCGCGGCGCGCATCTCCGCGTTCACCCTGCTCACGACCACCCCCGCCGGCATCGGGGTCGCCGTGGGCGGGCGCCTCGCCGACGTCCGAGGCCGGCGTGGCATCGCGGCGATCGGCCTCGTCGGCGGCGCGGGGTTCACCCTCGTCTCGTTCCTCGTCCCGGGGTGGCCGATGTGGGCGGCGTCGGCGGTCGGTGCGGTCATCGCTGCGGCCACGGTGCCCGCCCTGGGCGTCTACGGACCCGAGCTGTTCCCGACCTCCGGCCGGGGACGGGCCAACGGCATCATCACCCTCGTCGGCGTCGCGGGCTCCAGCGCGGGGCTGCTCGTCGTGGGTCAGCTCTCCGACCCGCTCGGCGGCATCGGCGGCGCGCTGGCCGTCCTGCTCGCCGGTCCGCTGGCGCTCGCCGTCCTCGTCCTCGCCCGCTACCCGGAGACGGCGCACAAGGAGCTGGAGGAGCTCAACCCCGCCGACGCCCCAGCCGGTCGATCCACGCCGCCACCACCTGACTGA
- a CDS encoding NifU family protein encodes MREKVEKVIEVIRPAIQADNGDITLHDVDEATGVVTVELTGACVTCPASTQTLKAGIERILRDRVEGVTEVVDATAPSSDGTAVSL; translated from the coding sequence GTGCGGGAGAAGGTCGAGAAGGTGATCGAGGTCATCCGGCCTGCGATCCAGGCCGACAACGGTGACATCACCCTGCACGACGTGGACGAGGCGACCGGCGTGGTCACCGTCGAGCTGACCGGCGCCTGCGTCACCTGCCCCGCCTCGACCCAGACGCTGAAGGCCGGCATCGAGCGGATCCTGCGCGACCGCGTCGAGGGCGTCACCGAGGTGGTCGACGCCACCGCTCCCTCGTCGGACGGCACGGCCGTCTCGCTCTGA
- a CDS encoding P-loop NTPase family protein produces the protein MFVINKADRPGADETRRDLESMLDLTEHRDWRPPIVATVATEGTGREELWRAIADHRRHITGTGELERRRADRARDELGRVIAPSGSASVPTRCATAPTSTRSSGRSSTAGSTRGRPPTGCSASTTTTP, from the coding sequence GTGTTCGTCATCAACAAGGCCGACCGTCCGGGCGCCGACGAGACCCGGCGCGACCTCGAGTCCATGCTCGACCTCACCGAGCACCGCGACTGGCGGCCGCCGATCGTGGCCACCGTCGCCACGGAGGGCACCGGGCGCGAGGAGCTGTGGCGGGCCATCGCCGACCACCGGCGGCACATCACCGGAACCGGCGAGCTCGAGCGCCGCCGCGCCGACCGGGCGCGGGACGAGCTGGGGCGGGTCATCGCGCCGAGCGGCTCCGCATCCGTGCCGACGCGCTGCGCGACGGCCCCGACTTCCACCAGGTCGAGCGGCAGGTCGTCGACGGCGGGCTCGACCCGTGGTCGGCCGCCGACCGGCTGCTCGGCGAGCACGACGACCACCCCGTGA
- a CDS encoding enoyl-CoA hydratase/isomerase family protein: MSEPTLVRVERGDDGVAVVTLDHPKVNALSTTLLGQLHQVARDLSAEPPGAVVLTGGDRLFAAGADISEFGGPAEARRVGGAFRDALDAVAAIPRATIAAVSGYALGGGCELAVACDFRVASDRAVFGQPEILLGIIPGGGGTQRLPRLIGPSRAKDMILTGRQVKAEEALAIGLVDEVVAPDALMARARERAAELARGAVVAQGLAKRAIDSGLDRPLAEGLTIEQDQFAEVFTTADSRTGVASFLEKGPGHARFEGR, translated from the coding sequence ATGTCCGAACCGACCCTCGTCCGCGTCGAGCGCGGTGACGACGGCGTGGCCGTCGTCACCCTCGACCACCCCAAGGTCAACGCGCTGTCCACCACCCTCCTCGGCCAGCTCCACCAGGTGGCGCGCGACCTGTCGGCCGAGCCCCCGGGAGCGGTCGTGCTCACCGGCGGCGACCGGCTCTTCGCCGCCGGCGCCGACATCTCCGAGTTCGGCGGGCCGGCCGAGGCCCGGCGCGTGGGTGGGGCGTTCCGCGACGCCCTCGACGCCGTCGCTGCCATCCCTCGGGCCACGATCGCCGCGGTGTCCGGCTACGCGCTCGGCGGCGGCTGCGAGCTGGCCGTGGCGTGCGACTTCCGGGTGGCGTCCGACCGGGCGGTGTTCGGCCAGCCCGAGATCCTGCTCGGGATCATCCCCGGGGGCGGCGGCACGCAGCGCCTGCCACGCCTGATCGGTCCCTCGCGCGCCAAGGACATGATCCTCACCGGACGGCAGGTGAAGGCCGAGGAGGCCCTCGCCATCGGGCTGGTCGACGAGGTCGTCGCACCCGATGCGCTCATGGCCCGCGCCCGCGAACGCGCTGCCGAGCTGGCGCGCGGCGCCGTCGTCGCCCAGGGCCTCGCCAAGCGGGCGATCGACAGCGGGCTCGACCGCCCGCTGGCCGAGGGTCTCACCATCGAGCAGGACCAGTTCGCCGAGGTGTTCACGACCGCCGACTCCCGCACCGGGGTGGCGTCGTTCCTCGAGAAGGGGCCCGGTCACGCCCGCTTCGAGGGGCGGTAG
- a CDS encoding rhomboid family intramembrane serine protease gives MTLPETVCAFHPDRRAGVSCQRCGRPICPDCMRTASVGFHCPECSRQGRQQVHTPRTLAARRDPIVTKALVGVNVVVFVLAGLRGGGLLEPSADVQIDFGLVGYGFTREGFVGVDTGEWYRLVTGGFLHADLIHLGLNMFLLWVLGSALEPALGRLRFGLLYAASLLTGSLGVMLLDPDALTVGASGAVFGLMGAMVVAQRAAGIDIWQSGIGVLVGLNVITTFAIPNISIGGHLGGLAGGLLVGALLIELPRRAAPGSRRTASVAAVVLVVALAAASVVASIWASGQYPSVL, from the coding sequence GTGACCCTGCCCGAGACCGTCTGCGCCTTCCACCCCGACCGCCGGGCGGGGGTCTCCTGCCAGCGCTGCGGTCGTCCGATCTGCCCGGACTGCATGCGCACGGCCTCGGTCGGGTTCCACTGCCCGGAGTGCTCACGTCAGGGACGCCAGCAGGTGCACACGCCGCGGACCCTTGCCGCCCGACGCGACCCGATCGTCACCAAGGCGCTGGTCGGCGTCAACGTGGTCGTGTTCGTGCTCGCCGGCCTCCGCGGAGGCGGGCTGCTCGAGCCGAGCGCCGACGTGCAGATCGACTTCGGGCTCGTCGGCTACGGGTTCACGCGCGAGGGGTTCGTCGGCGTCGACACCGGCGAGTGGTACCGCCTCGTCACCGGGGGGTTCCTCCACGCCGACCTGATCCACCTCGGGCTCAACATGTTCCTGCTCTGGGTCCTCGGATCGGCGCTCGAACCCGCGCTCGGGCGCCTGCGGTTCGGGCTGCTCTACGCCGCGTCGCTGCTCACCGGCTCCCTCGGTGTGATGCTCCTCGATCCCGACGCCCTCACGGTCGGTGCGTCCGGCGCGGTGTTCGGACTGATGGGTGCCATGGTCGTCGCCCAGCGCGCCGCGGGCATCGACATCTGGCAGAGCGGCATCGGCGTTCTCGTCGGGCTGAACGTCATCACCACGTTCGCGATCCCCAACATCTCGATCGGCGGCCACCTCGGTGGCCTGGCGGGCGGGCTGCTCGTGGGTGCGCTCCTCATCGAGCTCCCACGGCGTGCGGCCCCGGGGAGCCGGCGGACGGCGTCGGTGGCGGCGGTGGTCCTCGTGGTCGCGCTGGCGGCGGCGAGCGTCGTGGCGTCGATCTGGGCGTCGGGCCAGTACCCGAGCGTCCTCTAG
- a CDS encoding SRPBCC family protein, giving the protein MPSIRTSIRIPAPPARVWQELADISTHVEWMADAVAIRFTTDQQEGVGTTFECDTKVGPLRLVDVMEVTSWEDERRMGVRHVGLVTGTGEFTLTPAGADGGLTDLTWTESLVFPWYLGGPLGARVATPVLRRIWEGNLRRFARRI; this is encoded by the coding sequence ATGCCATCGATCCGCACCAGCATCCGCATCCCCGCCCCACCGGCGCGCGTCTGGCAGGAGCTGGCCGACATCTCCACCCACGTGGAGTGGATGGCCGACGCCGTCGCCATCCGGTTCACCACCGACCAGCAGGAGGGGGTCGGCACCACGTTCGAGTGCGACACCAAGGTCGGCCCGCTGCGACTCGTCGACGTCATGGAGGTGACGTCGTGGGAGGACGAGCGCCGCATGGGCGTGCGCCACGTGGGCCTCGTCACGGGTACCGGCGAGTTCACGCTGACCCCCGCCGGCGCGGACGGCGGGCTCACCGACCTCACCTGGACCGAGTCGCTCGTGTTCCCCTGGTACCTCGGCGGGCCGCTCGGCGCGCGGGTCGCCACACCGGTCCTGCGCCGGATCTGGGAGGGGAACCTGCGGCGGTTCGCTCGCCGGATCTAG
- a CDS encoding galactose-1-phosphate uridylyltransferase: MTGPSNELRRNPLTGRWVTIASGRAIRPQDFATRTLAVEAERTGPCPFCPGNEELTPPALATYEGSTGGWLVRVVPNRYPAFDGDGTMRPAVDGVLHQAVHAAGRHEVLVIGPEHEGDLALLDDERIDVVATAIRERLVAHAALPQVAYTQAIVNFGREAGASLEHPHAQLLGIPFVPLEIDDELVGFRRFASARHDPAVCLLCTTLSVELAADQRVVEADDDAVAVAPYWSGAPYEMLVVPRVHDPRLHTAPVASLRGVGRLLRTAIHRLHRVLGDVAYNVVIHTAPHHHDVHYHWHIHLLPRTSTLAGFEQGTGVLINTMSPEDATVQLTDAARVGGPPPSGRRTGVAG, translated from the coding sequence GTGACCGGGCCCTCGAACGAGCTGCGCCGCAACCCGCTGACCGGTCGGTGGGTCACGATCGCGAGCGGCCGGGCCATCCGCCCGCAGGACTTCGCCACCCGCACGCTCGCCGTCGAGGCCGAGCGCACCGGACCGTGCCCGTTCTGCCCCGGCAACGAGGAGCTGACGCCGCCCGCGCTCGCGACCTACGAGGGGTCGACGGGTGGCTGGCTCGTCCGCGTCGTCCCCAACCGGTACCCGGCCTTCGACGGCGACGGCACCATGCGCCCGGCCGTCGACGGGGTGCTGCACCAGGCGGTGCACGCCGCCGGGCGCCACGAGGTGCTCGTCATCGGACCGGAGCACGAGGGCGACCTCGCGCTCCTCGACGACGAGCGCATCGACGTGGTCGCCACGGCGATCCGCGAGCGGCTCGTCGCCCACGCCGCCCTGCCCCAGGTCGCCTACACCCAGGCGATCGTCAACTTCGGCCGGGAGGCCGGCGCCTCGCTGGAGCACCCCCACGCCCAGCTGCTCGGCATCCCGTTCGTCCCGCTCGAGATCGACGACGAGCTCGTCGGGTTCCGCCGCTTCGCCAGCGCGCGCCACGACCCGGCGGTGTGCCTGCTCTGCACCACCCTCAGCGTGGAGCTCGCAGCCGACCAGCGCGTGGTCGAGGCCGACGACGACGCCGTCGCCGTCGCCCCCTACTGGAGCGGCGCCCCCTACGAGATGCTCGTCGTCCCGAGGGTCCACGACCCACGGCTGCACACCGCCCCCGTCGCGTCGCTCCGCGGCGTGGGCCGCCTGCTGCGCACCGCCATCCACCGCCTGCACCGGGTGCTCGGCGACGTCGCCTACAACGTCGTCATCCACACCGCCCCGCACCACCACGACGTGCACTACCACTGGCACATCCACCTGCTGCCCCGGACGAGCACCCTCGCCGGGTTCGAGCAGGGCACGGGCGTGCTCATCAACACGATGAGCCCCGAGGACGCCACCGTCCAGCTCACCGATGCCGCCCGTGTGGGCGGCCCGCCGCCCTCGGGGCGTCGCACAGGAGTCGCCGGCTGA
- a CDS encoding class I SAM-dependent methyltransferase, translating into MSDPTDPTPDPDYGASFADVYDDWYADVTDAAATADHVARLVEAAGGGRVLELGVGSGRLALAMADRGLRVAGIDVSPSMLDLLRAKPGAARVDVHEGDMAEPDGVVDGPFAVVLVAFNTFFNLADERRQRRCLEGVARLLVPGGSLLVEAVVPGDPPPTVTRDLSPSRVTLDRVVLTATEHDPATQTVTGQHVDMGVDGSVRLRPWRIRYATPDQLDAMAAAAGLHLLDRTAGWDGEPFDDDSAVHVSRYGPRRAVPSPA; encoded by the coding sequence GTGAGCGACCCGACCGACCCGACGCCCGACCCCGACTACGGCGCGTCCTTCGCCGACGTGTACGACGACTGGTACGCCGACGTCACCGACGCCGCAGCGACCGCCGACCACGTGGCCCGGCTCGTCGAGGCCGCCGGCGGCGGACGCGTGCTCGAGCTGGGGGTCGGCTCCGGACGGCTGGCGCTCGCGATGGCCGACCGGGGGCTCCGGGTCGCCGGCATCGACGTCAGCCCCTCGATGCTCGACCTGCTGCGCGCCAAGCCCGGCGCGGCGCGCGTCGACGTGCACGAGGGCGACATGGCCGAACCCGACGGGGTCGTCGACGGCCCGTTCGCCGTCGTCCTCGTCGCCTTCAACACGTTCTTCAACCTGGCCGACGAGCGCCGCCAGCGGCGGTGCCTGGAGGGGGTGGCGCGCCTGCTGGTCCCCGGCGGCTCGCTCCTCGTCGAGGCCGTCGTCCCCGGCGATCCGCCGCCCACGGTCACCCGCGACCTCTCACCGTCGCGGGTCACCCTCGACCGGGTCGTGCTCACCGCCACCGAGCACGACCCGGCGACCCAGACCGTCACCGGGCAGCACGTCGACATGGGCGTCGACGGCTCCGTTCGCCTGCGGCCCTGGCGGATCCGCTACGCGACGCCCGACCAGCTCGACGCCATGGCGGCCGCCGCCGGCCTGCACCTCCTCGACCGCACGGCCGGATGGGACGGCGAGCCGTTCGACGACGACAGCGCCGTGCACGTCTCGCGCTACGGACCTCGACGAGCGGTACCGTCACCGGCGTGA
- a CDS encoding superoxide dismutase, whose amino-acid sequence MAFELPPLPFAKDALESRGMSAETLDYHYGKHHQAYVNNLNGLVEGTENEQKSLEELIKEAPTHEGLFNNAAQVWNHTFFWNCLSPTGGGAPSGELAEKLSSAFGSVDDFRAEFTEAAKTQFGSGWAWLAHDGSGLKVMKTLNADNPINHEAKPLLTLDVWEHAYYIDFRNARPGFIDNFFDQLVNWDHVEQNLNEV is encoded by the coding sequence GTGGCCTTCGAACTGCCGCCGCTTCCGTTCGCCAAGGATGCCCTCGAGTCGCGGGGCATGAGCGCCGAGACCCTCGACTACCACTACGGCAAGCACCACCAGGCCTACGTCAACAACCTGAACGGCCTGGTGGAGGGCACCGAGAACGAGCAGAAGTCGCTCGAGGAGCTCATCAAGGAGGCGCCCACCCACGAGGGCCTCTTCAACAACGCCGCCCAGGTCTGGAACCACACCTTCTTCTGGAACTGCCTGAGCCCCACCGGCGGCGGCGCCCCCTCGGGCGAGCTGGCCGAGAAGCTGTCGAGCGCCTTCGGCTCGGTCGACGACTTCCGTGCCGAGTTCACCGAGGCCGCGAAGACGCAGTTCGGCTCGGGCTGGGCGTGGCTCGCGCACGACGGGTCCGGCCTGAAGGTCATGAAGACCCTCAACGCCGACAACCCGATCAACCACGAGGCCAAGCCGCTGCTCACCCTCGACGTGTGGGAGCACGCCTACTACATCGACTTCCGCAACGCGCGCCCCGGGTTCATCGACAACTTCTTCGACCAGCTCGTGAACTGGGACCACGTCGAGCAGAACCTCAACGAGGTCTGA
- a CDS encoding cysteine desulfurase family protein: protein MTDRAYLDHAATTPLRPEAREVLVALLDEEAGNPSGTHRAARTARRVVDEARDVVAAALGCRPGEVVFTSGGTESDNLAVAGVHAAQPGVVVCSAIEHHAVLDPVEALGGRVVGVDARGRVDLDALAASLDGSVVLVSVMLANNEIGVVQDLAAVAAVVQEHAPGAVVHTDAVQAFPWLDVAELAAPAHLVSISAHKFGGPQGVGALVVRTGTPLTPLQRGGGQERGRRSGTQNVAGIGAMAAAAAATLRDRDEVVHRVARLRDRLGDALTARLDGVTETAVPLDADGRPDRSGKVAGSCHVCIDGVENEALLFLLDQQGVAASAASSCASGAMDPSHVLAALGVPRERAQGSLRLTLGPTTTEAEVDHAVEVVVRAVERLRGHRR from the coding sequence GTGACCGATCGCGCCTACCTCGACCACGCCGCGACCACGCCGCTACGCCCCGAGGCGCGCGAGGTGCTCGTGGCGCTGCTCGACGAGGAGGCGGGCAACCCGTCGGGGACGCACCGGGCCGCCCGTACGGCGCGGCGGGTGGTCGACGAGGCCCGCGACGTCGTCGCTGCGGCGCTCGGCTGCCGCCCCGGCGAGGTCGTGTTCACGAGCGGCGGCACCGAGTCCGACAACCTCGCCGTCGCCGGTGTCCACGCGGCGCAGCCCGGCGTCGTCGTGTGCTCGGCGATCGAGCACCACGCGGTGCTCGACCCCGTCGAGGCGCTCGGCGGGCGCGTCGTCGGCGTCGACGCCCGCGGGCGGGTCGACCTCGACGCCCTCGCCGCCTCGCTCGACGGGTCGGTCGTGCTCGTCTCGGTGATGCTCGCCAACAACGAGATCGGGGTCGTGCAGGACCTCGCCGCCGTCGCCGCGGTCGTCCAGGAGCACGCACCGGGAGCGGTCGTCCACACCGACGCGGTGCAGGCGTTCCCCTGGCTCGACGTCGCCGAGCTGGCGGCCCCGGCGCACCTCGTCTCGATCAGCGCCCACAAGTTCGGCGGACCCCAGGGCGTCGGCGCGCTCGTCGTCCGGACCGGCACGCCGCTCACACCTCTGCAGCGCGGGGGCGGGCAGGAGAGGGGACGGCGCTCGGGCACGCAGAACGTCGCGGGCATCGGTGCCATGGCCGCCGCGGCGGCCGCCACGCTGCGCGACCGCGACGAGGTCGTGCACCGTGTGGCCCGCCTGCGCGACCGCCTCGGCGACGCTCTCACCGCTCGCCTCGACGGCGTCACCGAGACGGCGGTGCCCCTCGACGCCGACGGTCGGCCCGACCGGTCGGGGAAGGTCGCGGGGTCGTGCCACGTGTGCATCGACGGCGTCGAGAACGAGGCGCTCCTGTTCCTGCTCGACCAGCAGGGGGTGGCGGCATCGGCGGCATCGTCCTGCGCCAGCGGGGCGATGGACCCCTCCCACGTCCTCGCGGCACTCGGCGTCCCGCGCGAGCGGGCGCAGGGGTCGCTGCGCCTCACGCTCGGTCCCACCACCACCGAGGCCGAGGTCGACCACGCGGTGGAGGTCGTCGTCCGTGCCGTCGAGCGCCTCCGGGGCCATCGCCGATGA
- the mnmA gene encoding tRNA 2-thiouridine(34) synthase MnmA, translating to MRVLAAMSGGVDSSVAAALLLEQGHDVVGVTMKLWGGASDSGCCSVADVDDARRVAQQLGIDHHVFNFGDDFEARVVAPYVEAHAAGRTPNPCVECNRHLKFDRLLERADALGFDAVATGHHARIGVGPVGRRRVARGADRAKDQSYVLHMLTGHQLARVLLPVGDRTKAEVRDEARRLGLRTASKADSQDVCFITSTGGRRTFLGDRIPLHAADVVDRDGVTVGRVDAVELVTVGQRKGLGVAGTGERRFAVAVDVPRRRVTVGAADDLLVATSPVADLAWVDAPIDGPVDVQVSAHGAPAAARVEGDVVYWDAPHRRVAAGQSVVLYDGDEVVGSAVAAPDPDA from the coding sequence ATGAGGGTGCTCGCCGCCATGTCGGGCGGCGTCGACTCCTCGGTCGCGGCCGCGCTGCTCCTCGAGCAGGGCCACGACGTCGTGGGCGTCACCATGAAGCTGTGGGGCGGTGCGTCCGACTCCGGCTGCTGCTCGGTCGCCGACGTCGACGACGCCCGCCGCGTCGCCCAGCAGCTGGGCATCGACCACCACGTGTTCAACTTCGGCGATGACTTCGAGGCCCGGGTCGTGGCCCCCTACGTCGAGGCCCACGCCGCGGGTCGGACGCCGAACCCGTGCGTCGAGTGCAACCGTCACCTGAAGTTCGACCGGCTGCTCGAGCGGGCCGACGCCCTCGGCTTCGACGCCGTCGCCACCGGCCACCACGCGCGGATCGGCGTCGGTCCCGTCGGGCGCCGGCGGGTGGCCCGTGGCGCCGACCGGGCGAAGGACCAGTCCTACGTCCTGCACATGCTCACCGGCCACCAGCTGGCCCGCGTGCTGCTGCCCGTCGGCGATCGCACCAAGGCCGAGGTGCGCGACGAGGCCCGGCGACTCGGTCTGCGCACCGCGTCGAAGGCCGACAGCCAGGACGTCTGCTTCATCACCTCCACCGGTGGTCGCCGGACGTTCCTCGGCGACCGCATCCCGCTCCACGCCGCCGACGTCGTCGACCGCGACGGGGTGACGGTGGGGCGGGTCGATGCCGTCGAGCTGGTCACCGTCGGCCAGCGCAAGGGCCTCGGCGTGGCGGGCACGGGCGAGCGGCGCTTCGCCGTCGCGGTCGACGTCCCCCGCCGTCGCGTCACCGTCGGCGCGGCCGACGACCTCCTCGTCGCCACGAGTCCCGTCGCCGACCTCGCCTGGGTCGACGCACCGATCGACGGACCGGTCGACGTGCAGGTCAGCGCCCACGGCGCACCGGCGGCGGCGCGGGTCGAGGGCGACGTCGTGTACTGGGACGCCCCGCACCGCCGCGTGGCCGCGGGGCAGAGCGTGGTGCTCTACGACGGCGACGAGGTCGTCGGCTCCGCCGTGGCGGCCCCCGACCCGGACGCCTAG
- a CDS encoding uroporphyrinogen decarboxylase/cobalamine-independent methonine synthase family protein: MGNEAAQARVIGFVPGVDTSIGSLPHRDAAAAVDLVLSRQTRLPAAPSLPQRSPLEGMVAQAAWGIPGVDVAADGSLDLHLDQLDPEAEPGDDALAGEPFHTLRLFLDAVAGREGPIKLQLTGPVTLGLALHAAGADADRAFAVAGRAVRSRAAALLDLTRSAAPGCEPVVFLDEPGLTGLLHPDLPIDREAAIDLTSSALAVLERGAITGLHVCGPTDWKLVIQSGPQILSAPLGLGLADAADTLGRYLDDGGWIAWGAVPTDEPIGSSPGRLWRQLSAAWCELVQGGCDPVLLRTHALVTPACGLANHGTSQAERVLGLTRQVAARLHDQAIGVRLAVGA, from the coding sequence GTGGGGAACGAGGCAGCCCAGGCTCGGGTGATCGGGTTCGTCCCGGGTGTCGACACGTCGATCGGCAGCTTGCCGCACCGCGACGCCGCGGCGGCCGTCGACCTGGTCCTCTCCCGCCAGACCCGCCTGCCTGCCGCCCCCTCGCTGCCCCAGCGCTCGCCGCTCGAGGGCATGGTGGCCCAGGCCGCGTGGGGGATCCCGGGCGTCGACGTCGCCGCGGACGGCTCGCTCGACCTGCACCTCGACCAGCTCGACCCCGAGGCCGAGCCGGGTGACGACGCCCTCGCCGGTGAGCCGTTCCACACGCTGCGCCTCTTCCTCGACGCCGTGGCCGGGCGCGAGGGGCCGATCAAGCTCCAGCTGACCGGCCCCGTCACGCTCGGCCTCGCCCTCCACGCCGCCGGGGCCGACGCCGACCGGGCCTTCGCGGTCGCCGGGCGGGCCGTGCGCTCCCGGGCCGCAGCGCTCCTCGATCTGACCCGGTCGGCGGCGCCGGGGTGCGAGCCGGTCGTCTTCCTCGACGAGCCCGGGCTCACCGGTCTGCTCCACCCCGACCTGCCGATCGACCGCGAGGCGGCGATCGACCTCACGTCCTCGGCGCTCGCGGTCCTCGAGCGCGGGGCGATCACCGGGCTGCACGTCTGCGGCCCCACGGACTGGAAGCTCGTCATCCAGTCCGGCCCGCAGATCCTCTCGGCCCCGCTCGGGCTCGGGCTCGCCGACGCCGCCGACACTCTCGGCCGCTACCTCGACGACGGCGGCTGGATCGCCTGGGGCGCGGTGCCCACCGACGAGCCGATCGGCTCGAGCCCCGGCCGCCTGTGGCGCCAGCTGTCCGCCGCGTGGTGCGAGCTGGTGCAGGGCGGGTGCGACCCGGTGCTGCTGCGCACCCACGCCCTGGTCACCCCGGCCTGCGGCCTCGCCAACCACGGCACGTCGCAGGCCGAGCGCGTGCTCGGCCTCACCCGGCAGGTGGCGGCGCGGCTGCACGACCAGGCCATCGGCGTGCGACTCGCGGTCGGCGCCTGA